One window from the genome of Acidihalobacter ferrooxydans encodes:
- a CDS encoding EVE domain-containing protein, translated as MQYWLMKSEPDVFGIDDLARVRREPWDGIRNYQARNFMRDQMQIGDRVFFYHSNAEPIGIAGIMRIASAPYPDRTAFDPEAKYYDPKSDPDNPRWHLVDVEFERKFRRIITLAELREHPELEEMQLLRKGNRLSIMPVEPAHWDFILGLE; from the coding sequence ATGCAGTACTGGCTGATGAAATCCGAACCCGACGTTTTCGGCATCGACGATCTGGCGCGCGTGCGCCGCGAACCCTGGGACGGCATCCGCAACTATCAGGCGCGCAACTTCATGCGCGACCAGATGCAAATCGGCGACCGCGTTTTCTTCTATCACTCCAACGCCGAACCGATCGGCATCGCCGGGATCATGCGCATCGCCAGTGCACCCTACCCCGACCGGACCGCCTTCGACCCTGAAGCCAAGTACTACGATCCCAAGAGCGATCCCGACAACCCGCGCTGGCATCTCGTCGACGTCGAATTCGAACGCAAGTTCAGGCGCATCATCACCCTGGCCGAACTGCGCGAACACCCCGAACTGGAAGAAATGCAGCTCCTGCGCAAAGGCAACCGGCTCTCGATCATGCCCGTTGAACCCGCGCATTGGGACTTCATTCTCGGTCTCGAATAA
- a CDS encoding MFS transporter — protein sequence MSDSTTTPPPDARRAWRPFLLLAPFQFIFGLIFSWGAIAPALHSQAGWSHATLSLAFSLTPLALFPAVILAGRLLGRLSPKALLAAALALFTLGSAGALSGAAPLIFMIGYDVLALGVAAGLSTAACIAMVGALYPARRGTLAGALLALYGLSSIVSAPVFDTLDAHLGWRLALAVLLGGYAALGWLTWLGLPDARPSAKRRTAARTPPRRSLAHPGLLRAVTSVLAAAPLGALSFAVIGQLARAQGLGRADAVAIVAVMAFGNGLGRFAFGLLADRRGAPFSRTTVLTLNALAALLAFADLYRPSPVALAAYATLAGLSYGGIAGKLPPLAAHLAGPAQEHAAFGLLYGTYALGSFLGPLLGALIGLRPALTVVACAALFALLPACFDDRKRGDSAHHDPAA from the coding sequence TCGCGCCGTTCCAGTTCATCTTCGGCCTGATCTTTTCCTGGGGCGCCATCGCGCCTGCGCTGCACAGCCAGGCCGGCTGGTCGCACGCGACGCTGAGCCTCGCCTTCTCGCTCACGCCCCTGGCGCTGTTCCCGGCTGTCATCCTCGCCGGGCGTCTGCTCGGGCGTCTGTCACCGAAGGCGCTGCTGGCCGCAGCGCTGGCGTTGTTCACCCTGGGCAGCGCCGGCGCGCTCAGCGGCGCCGCGCCACTGATATTCATGATCGGCTACGACGTGCTCGCGCTCGGCGTCGCCGCCGGCCTGTCGACCGCCGCCTGCATCGCCATGGTCGGCGCGCTCTATCCCGCGCGGCGCGGCACGCTGGCTGGCGCGCTGCTGGCCTTGTACGGTCTGTCGTCCATCGTCAGCGCCCCGGTCTTCGACACGCTCGACGCACATCTGGGCTGGCGGTTGGCGCTGGCCGTGCTGCTTGGCGGGTATGCCGCGCTTGGCTGGCTCACGTGGCTCGGCCTGCCTGACGCGCGCCCGAGCGCAAAACGGCGCACAGCGGCACGCACCCCGCCGCGACGGTCGCTAGCGCACCCCGGACTGTTGCGCGCGGTCACCAGCGTGCTGGCTGCCGCGCCGCTGGGCGCCCTCTCATTTGCCGTCATCGGCCAGCTCGCGCGGGCGCAGGGCCTGGGCCGCGCCGACGCAGTCGCCATTGTCGCCGTTATGGCGTTCGGCAACGGTCTCGGCCGTTTCGCCTTTGGCCTGCTCGCCGACCGGCGCGGTGCGCCCTTCAGCCGCACGACCGTCCTGACCCTCAATGCGCTCGCCGCGCTACTGGCGTTCGCCGACCTGTACCGGCCAAGTCCTGTCGCCCTCGCCGCATACGCCACGCTGGCCGGGCTGTCCTATGGCGGTATCGCCGGCAAGCTGCCGCCGCTGGCCGCTCATCTCGCCGGGCCCGCGCAGGAGCATGCTGCCTTCGGCCTGCTTTACGGCACTTACGCCCTCGGCAGCTTTCTCGGCCCCTTGCTCGGCGCACTCATCGGCCTGCGCCCGGCGCTGACGGTAGTTGCCTGTGCGGCCCTGTTCGCCTTGCTCCCGGCGTGCTTCGATGACCGAAAGCGAGGCGATTCGGCGCATCATGACCCAGCGGCGTAG
- a CDS encoding ABC transporter substrate-binding protein, with translation MISIRSHAKPLLLALAAGGYGLCGIAHAAPSNTLIVGQSAAVKSLDPATVTSASDYRIDENIYQGLVGFKSGTLTPAPSLATRWTIGDKGLTYTFHLRRGVRFQDGTPFNAQAVKFNFDRMLDKSDPYHDTGPFPLATLFYGDIARIDTPNADTVVFHLKHAYAPFLTNLAYPAGLIVSPAAVKRYGKDYGSHPVGTGPFEFASWQRGREITLTRNPHYWGTPANLDKVIFKPVPNTQTRMAELLSGSIDLMYGVPAESLKLFRGNPRFTIHAQVAPSAWYVMLNQKQKPLHNRLVRQALNYAVNKRAIAEDILKGTAVPANGLMSPAFKATWDSHLAPYAYNPAKARKLLREAGYPHGFSTTFYVPTNGSGMLAPVAMASVIQNDLAQVGVKVKLRTFTWTTYLDKVNPGLKPDVGMAEMAWITNNPFTLPNLTLRTGAWPDKGGFNSGYYSNPEVDTLMAQARRATNPARQAAIYTRLQKIVHNDPPWIFVVNAKQVAVTSSRVQGFKLQPSYFLLLDGVHLK, from the coding sequence ATGATCAGCATTCGCAGTCATGCCAAACCGCTCCTGCTCGCCCTCGCCGCGGGCGGATACGGACTCTGCGGAATCGCCCACGCCGCGCCATCGAACACGCTCATCGTGGGCCAGAGCGCGGCGGTCAAATCGCTCGATCCCGCCACGGTCACATCCGCCAGCGACTACCGCATCGACGAAAACATCTACCAGGGGCTGGTCGGCTTCAAATCCGGCACGCTGACGCCCGCGCCATCCCTGGCCACACGCTGGACCATCGGCGACAAGGGGCTGACCTACACCTTCCACCTGCGCCGGGGCGTCAGGTTCCAGGACGGCACACCGTTCAACGCGCAGGCGGTCAAATTCAACTTCGACCGCATGCTCGACAAATCCGACCCCTACCACGACACCGGCCCGTTCCCGCTGGCGACGCTGTTCTACGGCGACATTGCCCGCATCGACACACCCAATGCCGACACCGTGGTCTTCCACCTCAAGCACGCCTACGCCCCGTTTCTCACCAACCTCGCCTACCCGGCCGGTCTGATCGTCTCGCCTGCCGCGGTGAAACGCTATGGCAAGGACTACGGCAGCCACCCGGTCGGCACGGGCCCCTTCGAGTTCGCCAGTTGGCAGCGCGGCCGCGAGATCACGCTCACGCGCAACCCGCATTATTGGGGCACCCCGGCCAACCTCGACAAAGTCATCTTCAAACCCGTGCCGAACACGCAAACGCGCATGGCCGAACTGCTCTCCGGCAGCATCGACCTTATGTACGGCGTACCGGCCGAATCGCTGAAGCTGTTCCGCGGCAATCCGCGCTTTACCATTCACGCACAGGTCGCGCCGAGCGCCTGGTACGTCATGCTCAACCAGAAGCAAAAACCGCTGCATAATCGCCTCGTGCGTCAGGCACTCAATTATGCGGTGAACAAACGCGCCATCGCCGAAGACATTCTCAAAGGCACCGCCGTACCGGCCAACGGCCTCATGTCGCCGGCTTTCAAGGCGACGTGGGACAGCCATCTCGCCCCGTATGCCTACAACCCCGCCAAAGCCCGCAAACTACTGCGCGAGGCCGGCTACCCCCATGGTTTCTCGACCACGTTCTACGTGCCGACCAACGGCTCCGGCATGCTCGCCCCGGTTGCCATGGCCAGCGTGATCCAGAACGATCTGGCGCAGGTAGGCGTGAAAGTGAAACTGCGCACCTTCACCTGGACCACCTATCTCGACAAGGTCAATCCCGGCCTCAAACCCGATGTCGGCATGGCCGAAATGGCGTGGATCACCAACAACCCGTTCACCCTGCCGAATCTGACGCTGCGCACCGGTGCCTGGCCGGACAAGGGCGGCTTCAACTCCGGCTACTACTCGAATCCCGAAGTCGACACGCTGATGGCCCAGGCGCGGCGCGCCACCAATCCGGCCCGGCAGGCAGCGATCTACACCCGGTTGCAGAAAATCGTGCACAACGATCCACCGTGGATCTTCGTCGTCAACGCCAAACAGGTCGCGGTCACCTCATCCAGAGTGCAAGGCTTCAAGCTGCAACCTTCGTACTTCCTGCTGCTGGACGGCGTGCACCTGAAATAG
- a CDS encoding glutathione S-transferase N-terminal domain-containing protein, translated as MVELYHFWSWPEAQRVRLALGYKGVDFDAHALAYDDDETFFELGVARTVPVLRLRDGSLRTDSLGILHDIDALFPDGPPLVENRIDQTAWQALLDWRASVAHVLDRLYAPGRPGFADIGRDAAALAAYKADVQKRFGMSLEELANDRYDGFTQFSRLSHLDQLARHLARQRFYMGEPSIADLLLAADLFPLQVLDGVSLPIDMMYYLQRVGETCRIDLEEGVLGA; from the coding sequence ATGGTTGAGCTCTATCACTTCTGGTCGTGGCCCGAAGCCCAGCGCGTGCGCCTCGCGCTGGGTTACAAAGGCGTCGATTTCGACGCTCATGCGCTGGCGTACGACGACGACGAAACGTTCTTCGAACTCGGCGTGGCGCGCACCGTCCCCGTGCTGCGCCTGCGCGACGGCTCCCTGCGCACGGATTCGCTCGGCATCCTCCACGACATCGACGCGCTGTTCCCCGACGGCCCGCCACTGGTCGAAAACCGCATCGATCAAACCGCCTGGCAAGCCCTGCTCGACTGGCGCGCGAGCGTCGCGCACGTACTCGACCGGCTCTACGCGCCCGGTCGCCCCGGCTTCGCCGACATCGGCCGCGACGCCGCCGCGCTGGCGGCGTACAAGGCCGATGTGCAAAAACGTTTCGGCATGTCCCTCGAAGAACTCGCCAACGACCGCTACGACGGCTTCACCCAGTTCAGCCGCCTATCGCACCTCGATCAATTGGCGCGACATCTGGCCAGGCAGCGTTTCTACATGGGCGAACCGAGCATCGCCGACCTGCTGCTGGCCGCCGACCTGTTTCCGCTGCAGGTGCTCGACGGCGTGAGTTTGCCGATCGACATGATGTACTACCTCCAGCGCGTCGGCGAAACCTGCCGCATCGACCTCGAAGAAGGCGTGCTCGGCGCCTGA
- a CDS encoding cytochrome b N-terminal domain-containing protein — protein MNIDKALQKVISKYMTLEDALPTKMPEYVNSFGYFFGTATLSSLAVIFISGIILVFFGPDWWHFTKVGAFVNAVHFWSVEVFYVAITLHFTFKFFKAAWRDGRQRTWMNGWAIYAITIFSGISGTLLQANWDAQWNSQQGKDAFAAIGLSWMNWLNYTTVLTLHVVFFAALIVLLVAAHLTFVRSESPVRPIVNEGKDENEK, from the coding sequence ATGAACATCGACAAAGCTCTTCAGAAGGTGATCAGCAAGTATATGACGCTGGAAGACGCGTTGCCCACAAAAATGCCTGAATATGTCAACTCATTCGGTTATTTTTTCGGCACGGCGACATTGTCATCACTTGCGGTGATTTTTATCTCCGGCATCATTCTGGTTTTTTTCGGGCCCGATTGGTGGCATTTCACCAAGGTGGGCGCGTTCGTCAACGCTGTGCATTTCTGGTCCGTCGAAGTGTTTTATGTGGCGATTACACTGCATTTCACCTTCAAGTTCTTCAAGGCAGCTTGGCGTGATGGTCGTCAACGGACCTGGATGAACGGCTGGGCGATTTATGCGATCACCATTTTTTCTGGTATCAGCGGCACCCTGCTGCAGGCCAATTGGGACGCGCAATGGAATTCGCAGCAAGGCAAGGACGCGTTCGCCGCTATTGGTCTGTCTTGGATGAACTGGCTGAACTACACCACGGTATTGACTTTGCATGTGGTGTTCTTCGCCGCTTTGATTGTGTTGCTCGTAGCGGCACATTTGACGTTCGTACGCAGTGAAAGTCCGGTGCGCCCGATCGTCAATGAAGGCAAAGACGAGAACGAAAAATAA